One part of the Caproiciproducens sp. CPB-2 genome encodes these proteins:
- the sleB gene encoding spore cortex-lytic enzyme, whose amino-acid sequence MENKLKYVWAMIVVVLVNILVISIVTNLGGSVLTLSKVGSQGAEVKSIQTKLRDQGYYKGKVDGIFGSQTKSAVVSFQKAKGLTADGIAGPKTLAALGLGGSAGAQGGFSSNDVTLLARVTSAESRGEPYTGQVAVAAVILNRIEHPSFPNTLAGVIYQPGAFSCLNDGGINAPISDTAYKAARDAINGWDPSGGAIYYYNPAKATSSWIFSRPVITVIGDHRFCS is encoded by the coding sequence ATGGAAAATAAATTGAAATATGTCTGGGCAATGATCGTTGTGGTGCTGGTAAATATTCTTGTCATCTCAATCGTCACCAATTTAGGCGGCTCGGTTCTGACCCTTTCCAAGGTGGGGTCCCAGGGCGCGGAAGTGAAAAGCATCCAGACGAAGCTGAGGGATCAGGGCTATTATAAAGGAAAGGTCGACGGAATCTTCGGCAGCCAGACCAAAAGCGCCGTCGTCAGCTTTCAAAAGGCGAAGGGCCTGACGGCCGACGGAATCGCGGGCCCCAAAACACTGGCGGCGCTCGGGCTTGGAGGTTCTGCCGGAGCACAGGGAGGCTTCAGCAGCAACGACGTCACCCTGCTTGCCCGCGTCACATCCGCCGAGTCGCGGGGGGAACCCTATACCGGACAGGTTGCGGTCGCCGCCGTAATCCTGAACCGGATCGAACATCCGTCGTTCCCCAATACGCTGGCAGGCGTGATCTATCAGCCCGGCGCGTTCAGCTGCCTGAATGACGGCGGCATCAACGCCCCTATTTCCGACACGGCTTACAAGGCCGCGCGTGATGCGATCAACGGCTGGGATCCTTCCGGCGGAGCGATCTATTATTATAACCCCGCAAAAGCCACCAGCAGCTGGATTTTTTCCCGCCCCGTGATCACGGTCATCGGCGACCACCGTTTTTGCAGTTAA
- a CDS encoding ABC transporter ATP-binding protein, with protein MLEVLDLTKKYRNTLANDHLNFRVDPGEIAVMIGPNGAGKSTAIKCIAGLLRFNGNIAVCGYPNKTVEAKRNFGYIPEIPAPIETLTVYEHLEFIARAYKVEDWKEKARTLLERMELDDKRKKLGKELSKGMQQKLSICCALLPEPKVVLMDEPLIGLDPHAIKELKTMLTELREKGCAILVSTHMLDSVRDFWDKALIMMDGKIAAVRTRAEIESTGEDLEQLFFSITEGAQTGGDAR; from the coding sequence ATGCTTGAAGTTTTAGACTTAACAAAGAAATACAGAAATACATTGGCGAACGACCATCTGAATTTTCGGGTGGATCCGGGCGAAATCGCGGTAATGATCGGCCCCAACGGCGCGGGGAAATCAACGGCGATCAAATGTATCGCGGGGCTGCTGCGCTTTAACGGGAATATCGCCGTCTGCGGATATCCGAATAAAACTGTGGAGGCAAAGCGAAATTTCGGCTATATTCCGGAAATACCGGCGCCGATCGAAACGCTGACTGTCTACGAGCATCTGGAATTCATCGCGCGTGCGTATAAGGTGGAGGACTGGAAGGAGAAAGCCAGGACGCTGCTGGAACGCATGGAGCTGGACGATAAGCGCAAGAAGCTGGGCAAGGAGCTGAGCAAGGGAATGCAGCAGAAGCTCAGCATCTGCTGCGCGCTGCTCCCGGAGCCAAAGGTGGTCCTGATGGACGAGCCCTTGATCGGATTGGACCCCCACGCGATCAAGGAGCTGAAAACCATGCTGACGGAGCTGCGGGAAAAAGGCTGTGCCATTCTGGTCAGCACGCACATGCTGGACAGTGTGCGGGACTTTTGGGATAAGGCCCTGATTATGATGGACGGAAAAATCGCCGCGGTCCGCACCCGCGCGGAAATAGAAAGCACCGGCGAGGATCTGGAACAGCTGTTCTTCTCCATTACGGAAGGCGCGCAGACGGGTGGGGACGCGCGATGA
- a CDS encoding GH25 family lysozyme, with protein MKKKWIALLLVLAMTVSLSTSAFAADTGVSATFTLSSGSLYLKAGETAVLTVSDSSGSSLQWASGNPAVASVTNGTVTASALGRTTVTVTAQDGRSAVCDVHVVRKGIDVSEHQGAVDWGNVKLAGVDFAILRTGYGNELPETQTDDYFAANYEGAVANGIKVGAYHVCYATTPEIAVQEAQMCLGILNGRRLDYPVFYDVEQNAVNSAMTGDQLAAIVTAFCSTMANAGYKTGIYSNASMFNSNLSSAALSAYDKWVAHYNVPSPNYSGAYTMWQYSDAGLIGGVNPSVDLDYCYVDYLSATPAQAPADNTILSDTGLSMSLKPGQSYQFKFTPNGISAKPSFTTGNSGVAKIVYQKLQNGSYYVKITGVAAGTTSLYSVLPNQAPVRRCLVTVA; from the coding sequence ATGAAGAAAAAATGGATTGCCCTGCTTTTGGTATTGGCAATGACCGTATCGCTCAGTACATCTGCTTTTGCTGCGGATACCGGCGTTTCCGCGACCTTCACGCTCAGCAGCGGCAGCCTTTATCTGAAAGCGGGGGAGACCGCCGTACTGACGGTCAGCGACAGCAGCGGGTCCTCGCTTCAATGGGCGTCGGGCAATCCCGCCGTTGCCTCGGTGACAAACGGGACCGTTACCGCCTCCGCGCTCGGCAGGACGACGGTTACCGTTACCGCGCAGGACGGACGCAGCGCCGTCTGCGACGTGCATGTCGTCCGGAAGGGGATTGACGTGTCCGAGCACCAGGGAGCCGTGGACTGGGGCAACGTAAAGCTCGCCGGCGTGGATTTTGCGATCCTGCGCACCGGCTACGGAAACGAACTGCCGGAAACACAGACGGACGATTATTTTGCGGCGAACTATGAAGGGGCGGTCGCGAACGGAATCAAGGTCGGCGCCTATCACGTCTGCTATGCGACGACTCCGGAAATTGCCGTACAGGAAGCGCAGATGTGCCTCGGCATCCTGAACGGACGCCGTCTGGATTACCCGGTGTTCTACGATGTGGAGCAAAACGCGGTAAACAGCGCCATGACGGGGGATCAGCTCGCGGCAATCGTCACCGCTTTCTGTAGCACGATGGCCAATGCGGGATATAAGACCGGAATTTACAGCAACGCGAGCATGTTCAATTCCAACCTGAGCAGCGCCGCGCTGAGCGCTTATGACAAATGGGTGGCGCATTACAACGTGCCTTCTCCCAATTACAGCGGTGCCTATACCATGTGGCAGTACAGCGACGCCGGCCTGATCGGCGGAGTCAATCCTTCCGTCGACCTGGACTACTGCTATGTGGATTACCTTTCCGCAACCCCGGCACAGGCTCCGGCGGACAACACCATACTGTCCGATACCGGCTTGTCGATGTCCTTAAAACCGGGCCAGAGCTACCAGTTTAAGTTTACGCCGAACGGAATCAGCGCGAAGCCTTCCTTTACCACCGGAAATTCCGGCGTGGCGAAAATCGTTTACCAGAAGCTGCAGAACGGCAGCTATTATGTAAAGATCACGGGGGTCGCCGCCGGGACCACCTCCCTCTATTCCGTGCTGCCGAACCAGGCTCCGGTGCGCCGCTGCCTTGTCACTGTGGCATAG
- a CDS encoding zinc ribbon domain-containing protein gives MAFVGFKVLSLIMIVSLFALAARVLFALAAYNDACAKANPDALMWGLLTGFLGLIPGIIYLCIRNSSRNDIVCPNCGFRHYFYDAVCPRCKAPNQSPQSRNPLAGEQARRAKLFLTIAVALTGVAILAVIVCLVFVVSISSFGGNAFYY, from the coding sequence GTGGCGTTTGTTGGTTTTAAAGTCCTTTCTTTGATCATGATTGTCAGCTTATTTGCGCTTGCCGCACGCGTGCTTTTTGCTTTGGCCGCCTACAATGACGCCTGCGCGAAAGCGAATCCGGACGCGCTGATGTGGGGCCTTCTGACTGGATTTTTGGGTCTGATTCCGGGCATTATATATCTTTGTATCCGAAATTCGTCAAGAAATGATATCGTGTGCCCCAACTGCGGTTTCAGACATTATTTTTATGACGCGGTCTGCCCGCGGTGCAAAGCGCCGAACCAATCCCCACAGAGCAGGAATCCGCTGGCGGGAGAGCAGGCCCGCCGCGCAAAGCTTTTCCTTACCATCGCCGTTGCGCTGACGGGCGTGGCCATTCTTGCCGTTATTGTGTGCTTGGTTTTTGTGGTGAGCATCTCTTCCTTCGGAGGGAATGCGTTTTATTATTAA